The stretch of DNA CCATAAGAACCAATCAATCACTAACACTTTACACACAACAATTCATCCATATAAATTCCAAATCTGCCAATCACAAAACTATCCATTATTGACTTTTTGCCTATATATGCAACCTTTACCAATTACCAAAGCAGTTTTAAACAAATACGTTTTCTAGAATTATATCTAATGAGGTTCTCAAAGTGTGATATAAGTACCACCCGTGGTACGAGGGTGGGCTCCTTTCACTAATACGTGAAAAACCTCAATTTTCACGCAAACTCTGCCAAGTACACTTCCGTTTTATTTATActtaaacaacaaaaattgatattttcaaatggtTTTGTTTACAATATTTAGGGAAAACTTATATGTGTACTACTATTGAAATCAATGCTTAAATACATGACCTTTCAGTGTTATTCAActtaaacaacaaaaattgatattttcaaatggtTTCGTTTCCAATATTTAGAGAAAACCTGTGTATACTACCATTGAATTCAATCCTTAAATACATGACTTTTCAGTGTTATTCAACTTAAACAACAAAAATTTATATTCTCAAATGGTTTCTTTTCCAATATTTAGAGAAAACGTCTGTGAGTACTACCATTGAAATCTTACCTTAAATACATGACTTTTTAGTGTTATTCAACTTAAACtacaaaaattgacattttcaaatggCTTCGTTTCCAATATTTAGGGAAAACTTCTACGTGTTCTACCATTGAAATCAACCCTTAAACACATGacttttcagttttatttaaacttaaactaCAAAAATTGATATTCTCAAATggtttcttttcaaatatttagggAAAACTTCTGTGTATACTACCATTGAAATTAATCCTTGAATACATGACCGTTCAGTTTTATTCAACTTAAACAACAAAAATTTATATTCTCAAATGGTTTCTTTTCCAATATTTAGAGAAAACGTCTGTGTATACTACCATTGAAATCAATCCTTAAGtacattactttaaaaaaaaatcataattcaaaCTAAAAGCTCTGTTTTCCCCCCCTCAGCATTTTAGCCTATAATATTAACATATTTCCTCCCCAGCCTTACGTGACctatttttcccattttgcCAGGCGCTGGCTGCCGATGCTCGGACCGTCGCGCGGATTCTGACGAGCCCCGGTTGATGCAGTGAAGTGTTCCGCCAGAGTGAACGTAAACAAAAGGTAATTCGCGAGAATGACTTCCAGACGTAAGGCGGACGCCGTAGGTTGGCTTTAGGGAAAAGAAAGGATTGGTAGATTGGGATTTTTGCCCCTTTAAAGGGTAAAGAACCACCCGTATGGTAATTAGATGTTGGACGCGGTGGCGGCGTTGGCGAGCGGTGCTACTTTGCATGGCGGCCCTCAAGGCAGTGACAGGGGGACTCTTTCagagagctgaaaagaggccgGGAGCGTGGCGTTTCGGCACCTCCGGACAGATTTGCGCTTTTCAGCCACCGCGTGGGAAGCCGATTGGCGTCTGAAGGACTGCAGAGGAGCTTTTTCAGAGCCAGCCCAGGCCACAGAAGGCGCTCGCACATCCCATGACCTTTAACGTCACTCACCTTACGGGCGATGGAGACGTGCGCTGACAACACAACCAGTAGAGGAGTGTTGAAATAGAGAAGTAAGCTGAgcccatgtgtttttttttgacgGCCGATTAAAAAGAAATGCTTGTTGTGTTTGCTCGCAAAAAAGGGAAGTAGAAAAAGAGAATGTTCAGACACCGGTTTTGCTCAACTGGATTTACGGTGGGCGAATTGGTGGTTTTTAACTGGCAAATTTGGGGAGAATCCGCAGCTTGGAATCGAAATCGGAAAAAGagaagtgagaaaaaaatgtaaagtgaAACAAAACGGCGGTAGAAGTTATTATTGAGATCATTCGGCGTGACAGGCAAAACAGAAAAGACCACAATTGAGGCGAGAGTCCATCGAAGAAGCGAAGCGACGCAttgacaaacaaagaaaaaacaggGTAAGCCACCTTTTGTTGGTGTTTGAAAGGCAAATAGGAAAAAGCGGACGCTATCTGATAAATATGTGTTTGCAATGCGCGAGCTGGAGACTTTTTTCTCCCCTCCAGTATCCTTAACTGCAAAGCGAACGGACCGTATCACCAGGCCAACAGTTACCTGGCAACCATAAGCCGAGCGCCACTCTCAGCTTGGACTGCAGACTGCTCCCACTGCCACTACGTTAGGCACAAAAACGTGGATTTTTGTTTGATTCTCTTCGCCGAATGGTCTCCTTTCATTCAATCCCgacaataaacgtccaattgatttgaactgggaaggcaTAAACGGTGCAAGCTGGAAAAAACACCTTTAAACGATATAGCAACGTAGTTTTAGTAGCAATGctgataaaaaaatgttatttcctAAATATTTTAGACTGTGATACACGtgtaatcattttttgtaaTTGGTAATTGGTCGCTACGACCGGACGGCAGTCAGACGTGCTGACTACTGAGCTACAAAAAACTGACACGCcccaatatgaaaaaaatctagcATGGCTGAgcactaaaaacaaataataatgacGATGGCACGTATACTCGGCGAGCTATTATTTCCACCCACTATAAAACCACAGAAGAAGATATCCGCTGGCATGCAGCATCGATTACGGAAACATGGCGCCAACTGGGTAGCATTTCAGCCCAAACGATGACACTTCACGCTAGATGTACTTGTTAATTCAACATTAAATATTGCCCCATTTTTGTAGTCAAATTCTGGCAGCCGCTAGTATTTTATCGTTCTTGTTTGGAAGCGTTTTATACAGTTGGCCTCGGGGTATGAAGTGTACAGCTCTTGTTATGAAATATCTATAGACTAATGTACCGTGAGGAGCATCAGAGAGAGCATTGCAGACGGTTATTGGGTTACTATAGCCACATAAACAGATTAAAAGCTGCTGTCGGGCTCCCGGCGAGCTAGCTAAATGATTCACTGCTGGATTCAGACCACCCCTGATAATCGAATAGGACTATTAGGCACAAACTCAGCGTCGTTTAAAGTCTTTCCAGAAGACAGAAGATGGTGGGACAAAGGGAATgggatttttattgtttttgttttggtacgCGATGGTGGCTTTTAGCGCATTGTttgcatttgttgttgttgttattgtttcgTCCCGTCCAGGTCGCCAGCCATGGGGAACCTCATTAAGGTCCTTGGCAAGGATTTAGAGAACTGTCCTCATTTTTTCCTGGACTTTGAAAGTAAGTGACAGGTGTGCGTGCCCGGTCGGTGCTTGGGATGGGAGCTCACGTGGGCGGGGCGTGTGTTTGTGCATAGTGGAGAGTGGAGGTGGGCCGTGGGAGGCTGCAGGGTGGAGTGTCCTTGTGGGTCTTGTTTGTTGTTATCAGATCGGCTTTAGTCCCACTCGGATCATTTGAGATACACCCGCACAATTGGACGCTGCCAGAAGCCTCTGAGACATTGAAAAGGAATATCAAAATGGAGGGGTTTTATCTCATGGCTTAAATAGATAACAATAATATTGGCAGATGGTATCCAATCCAAATACAATCTAGGGGGGGTCATATTAAGGGGAGTCATTTTTATTAGCTTCTATTATTCTTTACACTGATCAGGAAATATtactcttttttatttattttattttttacatattattcaaatgattttattagcttatattattttttacactgaTGAGAAAATATtactctttatttatttattttattttattttctttacataTCATCCAAATGATTTTTTAGCTTCTATTATCTTTACACTGATGAGGAAatattactcttttttttaatttattttattttatttttgtacatatcatccaaataaatttttatttaatatgttaATTTCAAGTGTaggtctgaaaaaaaaaaaaacttcttggCAATTCAGGGctttaacccattggctgccattgtcagcaaaagacgtccaatccacttccaCGAATGAACATTACTTCCttcgctgtcagccctcccagttcaaacggattggactgCAAACAGTTTGTAGCAATGACAACCTTTTTGTTCTGCCTCCGAAACGCAAACATGAGTGGGATTAAAGAAGTTCTGAGTCCATTTTGCCATGCCCCCCATGCCATCCCCGCAGCTCACTCATCCCGCTCGcacccaaacacacaaacacacacacacacacacacacaggtgacacaAACCCGCACACCACCCCGACACCCGTCCCCCCCCATCACCCACAGATGTCTCCCCTCTCTCTGTTCCAGGGGGCTCATGGGAAACCTCCTGAAAGTGCTGGCTTGCGCCGAACTTGAGCATGGCCCAATAGTTTTCCTTGACTTTGAACGTGAGACCATCCGcttcttatgttttttgtttttctctcatTTATTTGCACTGCCTTTTACtctctgttgcctttttttacACTCCCACCCCCCTTCATGCATCCCAAAATTAGCTGAGCACCTCTACCTTCCAACCTCTACCTTCCTTTCCTTCCCAGTACTGGCATTTGCGagtcttttcatatttttatctcGCTACAAACATCAGCAAAGTTGACAGACGCACAATAGCCAGTTCTGTGTGGGTTGGTCTCGCGCCGGGATGGCGATGGCTTTGCATAAAAGAGTCCATCAGCATCCAGCCGCCTCCTCATCCCCTTGTGTATGTGGTGTGCTAATGGTACGAATGCGGGGTGGCAGAAAGTACGAGCCATGTTGGCAAATGTCCTCCCTTTTCCTGTTTCTCCTTGACGAGTGCATtagaaaaaatgtcttttaaccAAAGTACATAGGATTCCTCAGCAGGGGTTCGGGGAAGGCCTCAAGACGCGCAGGACACAAATGCGATATTACCCGAATAACAAGCCACAAAGTGAGCAGAGCGCCAAAACAAACACCTCCACGAATGAGGAGACTTCATTCCTAACTAAATAAGCGTATAGAGTAATGATGTACTACTGcctgttaataataataaaatgaaaccaaaacaaATTGGCGAGCAACCAATCCAGAGTGTACTACAGCCCAATGTgaactgggataagctccagcaccccggcgatcctcatgaggataagcagtttagaaattgaataaatgcctaaagaataaaatcaaataagatTGGAAGAAAATGTTTCTATTACCATTGACTGACAAATCCCAAATCCATATGcaataaatgaatgactttaGAAAAGATATGAATGAAGAACCAAGTTTTTAAGAAGTACGAAAAAGAAACAACTGTGAATGGccggtcaccgattcagggtgcccatcgttagctgggataggctccagcacccccttcagaaaatgaatgaatgaaagaaagaagcaagatgggtgaaaaaaacaagttgaTAAGTAAGCCAGATCTGTCCCCAAAATATAATTTGCCCTGTTTTTAACCACCAAAGCGGACTTCCACATTATAACTAACGAACCGATCCTCCTAACGAAGAAAATAAGTCATTTCCTCCCACGGTGTGACTTGATAGAGCCAAATAATTGGATTATTAATGCACTCATCAGGGCAATAACTAACAGTGTCTTTCAATGTACGCAGCTTTTATCTGACTCTTATGGGGATATCGATCCCGCGGCCGCCCGCCTCTTTCAATTCACGCAACTCTTCTTTCTTACGACACCGCCCCTCTTCTCCCCCCTCCCCCACTTCCCGCTCCTCACCTGACACGTCGGCTTCCTCCCCGTCCGCCTTCCCTTCGCTCGCCGTCTCAGACGCCCAGCCCACCGAGGCCGAGACGGCCGTGTGGAACCAAGTCAGCGCCGCGCTGGAGGAGGCCCACGGGATCCTGGCTGAGCTGCAGTCCTACAACGGCGCCGGGCAGGAGATACGAGAAGTGAGCGTCGGCCGGCCGGCAACAGGACGACGTGCCGCGTACGACTTGCCTGGGCTTTATTTCTAGGCCATCCAGAATCCAGGCGACCTGGCTCTGCAGGAGAAGGCCTGGAACGCCGTCTGTCCTCTGGTGGCCAAGCTCAAGCGCTTTTATGAGTTCTCGCTGCGCCTGGGTCAGTAAATGGAACCATCTGGTTGGTTACTCACAGCCATTTTGACTGTCTCTCAATGATAACAAACTGGGTTACTAGTTCTACTACTACTGTTTAAGTGAGTTTTCCACAGACGTCGAATACCAGtgaacacattttaacatttaaaccCTTTATGAGTATTTATGCTTCAGAAAAATTGCATTTACTTATAATATATGCAGATTCtagttcaggggtgggcaaaggggTCCCCAAGGGCCACTGTGgctgcagctttttgttccacttCTAACTAGATGGgtggacagttttttttaattcttgtagcttggaacgaaaacccgcctTTGTGGAATTTTGTTATTTAGTCCTGTCTCGAGACTGTTttcattttgtcaaaaatgtgcTTACGGGCAGTCAAAGGgttgacaaacacacacaaacaaaaatacacagaCACTGAAACATCCTAACAGATGGACACATTCTCCCTCTCACttacattcactcactcactcactcacacggcAACCCGCACGTCGATGGAGGCCGCCGTTGCTACGGTAACGGCGAACGAGCAGGAGGCTGCCACGGACCCACCCCCTCGCCTCCTCCGTTCTGTCAACTAATAAGTCGAACATCGTGTTCCCACTGTAACGCTCAGCAGCAATTTGCGCAATTTGCGCTAACGTATCGGCGCCCTCAGTGCCGGAACAAACGCTAACGGGGCCCGGGTGCGACGAGTACCAACGGGTCCTCTTTCACTATATAAACCGGTTTCCGAAACACATTTCTCCCAGATAAAAGTAGTCCCACCACCCCCACCTTACACCCACTATCCCCTACAGCACATCCCTAAGCTCCGCCTCCAAGCACTGATGTTTTCTTCGCGCGATTCCTCATGGGTTTGCTTCGGGGTGACGCGGCCGGACTCACGTGGCCTTCGTCATTGATGTTTGAGAAAGGGGGGCAGGGAGGTCCTTTAGATGAAACTCTTCCCTCCGTATTTATAGAAAGCCCCCCCATCCATTTTTAATGGGGAGAACACTGCCATGCTTTGAAGAACTAAGCCTATTAGAAATATCGGACAACGCAGGACTCCAGAGACGTTCGCGTTAACCTGATTCGGCgacttgcattttttcccccccaatgtGCAGAAAACGCCCTGCGCAGCCTGCTGGAGGCGCTGACGAGCCCACCCTACGCCCCCATGCAGCACCTGGAAAGGGAGCAGGCCCTGGCCAAGCAGTTTGCCGAGATTCTGCATTTTACGCTCAGCTTCGATGAACTCAAGGTGCCGAACCGTTTTTTTCCTGACCTGCCGCTAAAAGCTAATGAGAAAATGCTAGAAAAGTCACAagcaaacatcttttttttttttgcatccagATGACAAATCCAGCCATTCAGAATGACTTCAGCTACTACAGGAGGACTATTAGTAGGAACAGACTGAACAATCAGCAGGTGAGCCTTAAAATGCACAcggtttttaatattttgcagcAGATAATTACCGTGGGAATTCAAATCCAGACTTTTAAGACGATGATTTTgtcttcttattattattttgttattcCTATAAATGCGCGGCAGCTGGAAGCGGAAAATGAGGTGAACAACGAGATGGCCAACCGGATGTCGCTATTCTACGCCGAGGCCACGCCCATGCTGAAGACCCTTAGCAACGCCACCACCAAGTTTGTctcagaggtaaaaaaaaaaaaaatgaaattatccaacttcaattttgcatttttgttcttttttgggggaatatGTACGTTAAATTTCTTCCAGAACAAGACCCTGCCCATCGAGGACACCACAGACTGCCTGAGCACCATGGCCTGCGTGTGCCGTGTCATGCTCGAGACCCCGTGAGTTATTTTTCCAATtcgaccccccccccaaaaagccacTTAAAAAGCTATTTTGTTTCTAACGGTTCTCTTTTTTAGAGAATACCGCTGCCGGTTTACCAACACGGACACGATGCTATTCTGCATGAGGGTGATGGTGGGCGTCATCATCCTTTACGACCACGTCCACCCCGTGGGGGCCTTCGCCAAGACCTCCAAAATTGACGTGGGTATTTGAAAAGGATGGTGGCTTATTTTGGGGAGAATTATTGCTGACCTTTGCCAAGAGCTGCTGTTGTCTTTTTGTTGGCGCGCAGATGAAGGGCTGCATCAAGGTCCTGAAAGAGCAGCCATCCAACAGTGTCGAGGGGCTTCTCAATGCGTTGAGGTGGGCACCCACCTGTTgaaaccacacacacattttgcattttttggatTGTAAATCAGTCGCTCAGTGCATGAAACTCATTCACGATACAACAaagtactattaaaaaaaaaacaaggtttcAGGAGTCATTAAGGGCATAAAACTAACGATTAAGTAACATTTTAGATACACAAATGGATTCTTGATAGGGTttttatttggggaaaaaatgaacagaCTGAAAATTATGTTAATATTTGTATACCTGAAGCAGGTTtgtaaatatttactttttagtaTCATTATTGCATTGACAATATACAATACATCAGGAATTGagttgattttcttttctttataaatgataatttttgaatttattattattgaatgattattatttttgcattgaacgtattgtattttttttttttttatttgatccatTTTTCCACAAGATTATTGCAGCTATTACGGTGTTGGCTTATTAATCAATGGTATTATTCATTGATAGTTTCCATTATTATTCTTCAGTGCGTTTTTTTCAAGTTGTGATATGAATTGTGCAGTTAGTCAGATTTTGTactaatatataatttattgaaAAGATTTTTTCCCAATCACTCTTATAAGGCGATAGTAATATAGTCAATATTCTGCAAGCAGTTGAatattttcccatattttagatTCTTTCAATGATACAGCCAACTCAGATTCAACTTTAAATTAActatattttgaacaaaaagaGATTATTTCCATAATTTAGACTTGTATTGATTAGTGATGTATTCCTCCCAGGTACACGACACGACATCTAAACGACGACAGTACGTCCAAACAGATCCGGGCGTTGCTGCAATGAACGACGGCGGCGCCtcagaagaaaacaaacaaacaaacaaacaaaaaaaagcaaaacgcCAACGACGGGCCCGTTTGTTTACGTACGACGACCGATTCCGGGTGACGAGAATCATAACAcgaagaggaaaacaaattcTATTTATTGTCAGCTGTCCGCCATTCTGTCTCTCGTTTTGTAAAGTAAGAAAATagagatgattaaaaaaaaaggcagaaaatatTAGATATATATGAAAAAGACAAGCCGCAGATTTAAAAAGTAGATTTAATGACAAGCGAGGACGCTTTTATTGGCGATTTAGGTGCCGATCGAGGCAAAGCTGACGTTGAATTCCTGTCTTGACAAGttttaattcttatttttttgcacacacactCCATCCAATTTTTTCTCCTTCCACTGTGTTGACTTGTTAACACACGACCACGGAGCAATGTGATGGATGACCTCCGGAGAATTGCTAGCGATACGTTTGCCCGTTGCAAATCAACACAACGGAAGGACGTCATGGTTTGTTCTTTCTCAACTCTTTGActtgaataacttagttgaatctTTCTCTGGTTACGGGTGCTAACGTAACGTGCTTTTCGCCATCATCGCGCTTACTCGACGAGCGCTTTGCACACATTTCAAAGTGCCGTTTAAATTTTTTTGGTGTTCTTTTCTAGCCTTAGCGGAATGCTTTTTGTTGCACCAAGGTTCTCAGGAACGGCAATGTTCTGACCCAGAGTCCAAAAATCTCCATTAGAGGTCATAAAAACATTGCTTGGATCTCAACGTTTGAGGGTtaagttattaatttatttaaaagtgacaaaatagcAACAACACCAACAGAAAATGCCAATAAATCTTGTTTCTAACCTGCCATCACTTTCCAACTAAATTTAAGATGCACTAAAAGTCGCCAATTTCTTCTTCAAAACAAATCATCTcaattaatacttttttttctagaaaagtcatttttaaaagaacttAGGCCAAACatacatattaaaaataaacaattagaaataCTAAGATATTAAACGATTTCAAACTAAGCCAAAACATTgattttcttattaaaaaaattaaaattcatgtgtcaaaaataggtcttaaaaatatatacatttattttttccacaacAAATAACTTCCATCAATACTTTTTTGGTCTTGGAACAGTTATTTAACAATTTggaatttaagattttttatatataaataatgattCTAATAGTAAAACATTGATTTTGATCATCTTAAACACCCGcaaattttaattaaagttCAAACCTCCTCTTTCtctgccactgacggcgacAGACGCCCAATTCACTTCAACAGGGGAGGTCGGCAGTGATCATTCCCTGCCTtgaaattggacgtccattgccgtcaatggcacaaaATCTTCCTTCTAAGACATCATGAAAAAAAGTGCACTCATCAGCTTGTTTTTTGAAACGATCGATGCTCAATGTCAACGCCACTAAACGtcgatttcaaaataaaacaaaaggatTTCAAGCAGTGCTTTTCGTTGGATGTCTCTCGGCTTTTAGACTGCATTAATTTGATCTTCAATTCTATTTTCTATACAGAACTACGCGCACAAGCAGAGTCTGTATCGAGTAGATGGCATGTTGTACGAGGGGTGCGCCAACCAACGTGTGTAAATAAgctgtttttattcctttttaatcGTTCAGTGacgctgaaaaaaacaaaaaaatctgcgaaATGTGTCATCTCACGTTGACGTGCGTCCGCCGCACTGGAACATCGTCGTAGGGAAAACGTGCTTTTTAGTTTTagatcatttttttcaggaatTCAGCCTTCATCATTGCGAGTGAGCTGGGGAAGAAAGGGGGGAAAagtggtgtgtgtttgtgtgtgtgtgtgtgtgtccaaaaGTGTGTGTGGGTTTTGGGTGGGTGATCTGGGGGGAGGGTCTGTCCATTTGCTTgttattttgtacattttgtgCAACAATAAACTTGTCATTTATTACATGAACCTGAGGCTGAAGTGTTTCATTCTAACGTTCGTAcctgtttgttattttataatcatATGGATATTTTAAAATGCTACTTATTGTAATGTTCTcaaaaatattctttattttaacaTCGTTGTGGCACAGCTTTGACGACATTCAAATCAATCCATTTGGTTGCTAAACTAGTGTAAAGTTGCTTTTTTCAGGTTGCACTTATATTATAGATTAACGCTTATTTTTAATTGATCTTTCTGCACTACTGACCCATTTTTCCATATTATAAATATGATCCCTGATGTGTTTTGTATACATCAACGCAATCATTCACTGGCAGCCCTCCCACTCAAAGTACATTGGCAGCCAACATGTTATTAAAAGCTTACAATTAATCATAATTTCCTAATTCCTCTCAACttaatttcattttcaataaaacacTGCTCTTCTCTATCATCCACTTTTCTGTGGTAAACCTTGAACATCACTTTAAATAGCAATCATCCTTATGATCATAATCCTAAACAGAAACAGATGCATTAGCTTCATATTAGACCAGAGAAATCTTCCAAGAATAAGAATCTTAAAACCACAAGCAAAAAAATCTTGTCCCTCATCACTGTAGTAGTGTATTCCCATTTAGTTCCCACCAGAGAGCAGCAAAGGACTGTTGAAAAACTGACTGGATCATCACAGAGGAACCAGTGTACAGTTGAACGTGATCAACACATCACTTCATGAGTAATGTTATACACATTCAAGCTGGGCAAGTGAATTTGGAAAATATGTAGCCACcccttatatatatacacgtgaaCAACTGCGATGCAAAACATGCCCATTGACTAAATGAAGCATGTGTGTGTCCAAATAAGTGTACTTTTGGCCCTAACTGTCAGGTGGTCATAACAGAACTAGTCTATCTACCTCGTAAATGATACGCATTCAACTTTAGGGCTTCAATTTAGGGTGTCAATAAATGCCATATACTTTAATAAGCTTATGTACAAAAGTTATTTGGGGATAATAATAACTGTATTTGTAATTGATTGGGATTGAAGGAGATAGACACCCAAAccgtcaccgtcaatggcgacTAAAGTCTTTATGGATAAAGGCATTTTGGAAGTAATTCCATGTGAAAGTGGTCATTTTGCTCTGTAGTCATCAATGGATG from Stigmatopora argus isolate UIUO_Sarg chromosome 21, RoL_Sarg_1.0, whole genome shotgun sequence encodes:
- the fam49al gene encoding CYFIP-related Rac1 interactor A isoform X3 — encoded protein: MGNLIKVLGKDLENCPHFFLDFENAQPTEAETAVWNQVSAALEEAHGILAELQSYNGAGQEIREAIQNPGDLALQEKAWNAVCPLVAKLKRFYEFSLRLENALRSLLEALTSPPYAPMQHLEREQALAKQFAEILHFTLSFDELKMTNPAIQNDFSYYRRTISRNRLNNQQLEAENEVNNEMANRMSLFYAEATPMLKTLSNATTKFVSENKTLPIEDTTDCLSTMACVCRVMLETPEYRCRFTNTDTMLFCMRVMVGVIILYDHVHPVGAFAKTSKIDMKGCIKVLKEQPSNSVEGLLNALRYTTRHLNDDSTSKQIRALLQ
- the fam49al gene encoding CYFIP-related Rac1 interactor A isoform X2 produces the protein MGNLLKVLACAELEHGPIVFLDFEHAQPTEAETAVWNQVSAALEEAHGILAELQSYNGAGQEIREAIQNPGDLALQEKAWNAVCPLVAKLKRFYEFSLRLENALRSLLEALTSPPYAPMQHLEREQALAKQFAEILHFTLSFDELKMTNPAIQNDFSYYRRTISRNRLNNQQLEAENEVNNEMANRMSLFYAEATPMLKTLSNATTKFVSENKTLPIEDTTDCLSTMACVCRVMLETPEYRCRFTNTDTMLFCMRVMVGVIILYDHVHPVGAFAKTSKIDMKGCIKVLKEQPSNSVEGLLNALRYTTRHLNDDSTSKQIRALLQ
- the fam49al gene encoding CYFIP-related Rac1 interactor A isoform X1, encoding MGISIPRPPASFNSRNSSFLRHRPSSPPSPTSRSSPDTSASSPSAFPSLAVSDAQPTEAETAVWNQVSAALEEAHGILAELQSYNGAGQEIREAIQNPGDLALQEKAWNAVCPLVAKLKRFYEFSLRLENALRSLLEALTSPPYAPMQHLEREQALAKQFAEILHFTLSFDELKMTNPAIQNDFSYYRRTISRNRLNNQQLEAENEVNNEMANRMSLFYAEATPMLKTLSNATTKFVSENKTLPIEDTTDCLSTMACVCRVMLETPEYRCRFTNTDTMLFCMRVMVGVIILYDHVHPVGAFAKTSKIDMKGCIKVLKEQPSNSVEGLLNALRYTTRHLNDDSTSKQIRALLQ